One Lemur catta isolate mLemCat1 chromosome 15, mLemCat1.pri, whole genome shotgun sequence genomic window carries:
- the SPHK1 gene encoding sphingosine kinase 1 isoform X1, with protein MSAQVLGFLRDRAPLSLAAPRDPAAAGNDAGAPTAPAPGGEGEPHSRPRDARLGSTDKELKAGAAATGSALTAPGTPREREPRVAVMDPAGGPGRLLPRPCRVLVLLNPRGGKGKALQLFRSHVQPLLAEAEISFMLTLTERQNHARELVRSEELGRWDALVIMSGDGLMHEVVNGLMERPDWETAIQKPLCSLPAGSANALAASLNHYAGYEQVTNEDLLTNCTLLLCRRLLSPMNLLSLHTASGQRLFSVLSLAWGFIADVDLESERYRRLGAMRFTVGTFLRLAALRIYRGRLAYLPIGRATSKTPTSPALVQQGPVDVHLVPLEEPVPSHWTVVPDQDFVLVLALLHSHLGSEMFAAPMGRCAAGVMHLFYVRAGVSRAALLRLFLAMEKGRHMEYNCPHLVYVPVVAFRLEPMDRRGVFAVDGELMVSEAVQGQVHPNYLQVVSGAMEPPSGQEPQQTPPPEEPRDPLGLAVP; from the exons ATGTCCGCTCAAGTTCTGGGATTTTTACGCGACCGGGCTCCCCTCTCCCTGGCAGCCCCGCGAG ATCCGGCCGCCGCAGGGAATGACGCGGGTGCCCCCACTGCCCCGGCTCCGGGCGGGGAGGGTGAGCCCCACAGCCGGCCCCGCGACGCCCGCCTGGGCAGCACCGATAAGGAGCTCAAGGCAGGAGCCGCAGCCACGGGCAGCGCCCTGACCGCGCCGGGGACTCCCAGGGAGCGGGAGCCGCGGGTCGCGGTTATGGATCCAG CGGGCGGCCCCGGGCGCCTGCTCCCGCGGCCCTGCCGCGTGCTGGTGCTGCTGAACCCGCGTGGCGGCAAGGGCAAGGCCCTGCAACTCTTCCGGAGCCACGTGCAGCCCCTTCTAGCGGAGGCCGAAATCTCCTTCATGCTGACGCTCACCG AGCGGCAGAACCACGCGCGGGAGCTGGTGCGGTCGGAGGAGCTGGGCCGCTGGGACGCCCTGGTGATCATGTCTGGAGACGGGCTGATGCATGAG GTGGTGAATGGACTCATGGAGCGGCCTGACTGGGAGACTGCCATCCAGAAGCCTCTGTGTAGCCTCCCAGCGGGCTCTGCCAACGCACTGGCAGCTTCCTTGAACCATTATGCCGG CTATGAGCAGGTTACTAATGAAGACCTCCTGACCAACTGCACACTGCTGCTGTGCCGCCGGCTACTGTCACCCATGAACCTGCTGTCACTGCACACGGCCTCCGGGCAGCGCCTCTTCTCTGTGCTCAGCTTGGCCTGGGGCTTCATTGCTGACGTGGACCTGGAGAGTGAGAGGTATCGGCGTCTAGGGGCGATGCGCTTCACCGTGGGCACCTTCCTGCGCCTGGCCGCCCTGCGCATCTACCGGGGCCGACTGGCCTACCTCCCCATAGGAAGAGCCACCTCCAAGACACCCACCTCCCCTGCTCTGGTCCAGCAGGGCCCTGTGGATGTGCACCTAGTGCCCCTGGAGGAGCCAGTGCCCTCTCACTGGACGGTGGTGCCCGACCAGGACTTTGTGCTGGTGCTGGCACTGCTGCACTCGCACCTGGGCAGCGAGATGTTTGCAGCACCCATGGGCCGCTGTGCGGCTGGCGTTATGCATCTGTTCTATGTGCGGGCAGGCGTGTCCCGGGCTGCACTGCTGCGCCTCTTCCTGGCCATGGAGAAAGGCAGGCACATGGAGTACAACTGCCCCCACTTGGTGTATGTACCTGTGGTCGCCTTCCGCCTGGAGCCCATGGATAGAAGGGGTGTGTTTGCAGTGGATGGGGAGTTGATGGTCAGTGAGGCTGTTCAGGGCCAGGTGCACCCAAATTACTTACAGGTGGTCAGTGGTGCCATGGAGCCCCCGTCAGGCCAGGAGCCCCAGCAGACACCACCTCCGGAAGAGCCCCGTGACCCCTTGGGCCTTGCTGTGCCTTAG
- the SPHK1 gene encoding sphingosine kinase 1 isoform X2, with translation MDPAGGPGRLLPRPCRVLVLLNPRGGKGKALQLFRSHVQPLLAEAEISFMLTLTERQNHARELVRSEELGRWDALVIMSGDGLMHEVVNGLMERPDWETAIQKPLCSLPAGSANALAASLNHYAGYEQVTNEDLLTNCTLLLCRRLLSPMNLLSLHTASGQRLFSVLSLAWGFIADVDLESERYRRLGAMRFTVGTFLRLAALRIYRGRLAYLPIGRATSKTPTSPALVQQGPVDVHLVPLEEPVPSHWTVVPDQDFVLVLALLHSHLGSEMFAAPMGRCAAGVMHLFYVRAGVSRAALLRLFLAMEKGRHMEYNCPHLVYVPVVAFRLEPMDRRGVFAVDGELMVSEAVQGQVHPNYLQVVSGAMEPPSGQEPQQTPPPEEPRDPLGLAVP, from the exons ATGGATCCAG CGGGCGGCCCCGGGCGCCTGCTCCCGCGGCCCTGCCGCGTGCTGGTGCTGCTGAACCCGCGTGGCGGCAAGGGCAAGGCCCTGCAACTCTTCCGGAGCCACGTGCAGCCCCTTCTAGCGGAGGCCGAAATCTCCTTCATGCTGACGCTCACCG AGCGGCAGAACCACGCGCGGGAGCTGGTGCGGTCGGAGGAGCTGGGCCGCTGGGACGCCCTGGTGATCATGTCTGGAGACGGGCTGATGCATGAG GTGGTGAATGGACTCATGGAGCGGCCTGACTGGGAGACTGCCATCCAGAAGCCTCTGTGTAGCCTCCCAGCGGGCTCTGCCAACGCACTGGCAGCTTCCTTGAACCATTATGCCGG CTATGAGCAGGTTACTAATGAAGACCTCCTGACCAACTGCACACTGCTGCTGTGCCGCCGGCTACTGTCACCCATGAACCTGCTGTCACTGCACACGGCCTCCGGGCAGCGCCTCTTCTCTGTGCTCAGCTTGGCCTGGGGCTTCATTGCTGACGTGGACCTGGAGAGTGAGAGGTATCGGCGTCTAGGGGCGATGCGCTTCACCGTGGGCACCTTCCTGCGCCTGGCCGCCCTGCGCATCTACCGGGGCCGACTGGCCTACCTCCCCATAGGAAGAGCCACCTCCAAGACACCCACCTCCCCTGCTCTGGTCCAGCAGGGCCCTGTGGATGTGCACCTAGTGCCCCTGGAGGAGCCAGTGCCCTCTCACTGGACGGTGGTGCCCGACCAGGACTTTGTGCTGGTGCTGGCACTGCTGCACTCGCACCTGGGCAGCGAGATGTTTGCAGCACCCATGGGCCGCTGTGCGGCTGGCGTTATGCATCTGTTCTATGTGCGGGCAGGCGTGTCCCGGGCTGCACTGCTGCGCCTCTTCCTGGCCATGGAGAAAGGCAGGCACATGGAGTACAACTGCCCCCACTTGGTGTATGTACCTGTGGTCGCCTTCCGCCTGGAGCCCATGGATAGAAGGGGTGTGTTTGCAGTGGATGGGGAGTTGATGGTCAGTGAGGCTGTTCAGGGCCAGGTGCACCCAAATTACTTACAGGTGGTCAGTGGTGCCATGGAGCCCCCGTCAGGCCAGGAGCCCCAGCAGACACCACCTCCGGAAGAGCCCCGTGACCCCTTGGGCCTTGCTGTGCCTTAG